The Drosophila bipectinata strain 14024-0381.07 chromosome 2L, DbipHiC1v2, whole genome shotgun sequence genome has a segment encoding these proteins:
- the LOC122322200 gene encoding uncharacterized protein produces the protein MSERKRTLMRENIMRFLLEERALAPEKPPTPISSPRKGKEMPKQTTPSRHRVDCNLSKKYAKPTAQSLSSCLTTTAPIIRMVGGANNPAERSVGKLAQTDSQCQLKAPGIRFLMKRNTILTTQEVKMAAPVIEEVRPTSKCNTSKILDNRPFKDQRTQTLYRESSAQTLAYLPDVLDKKQTLELFSLPSVLPGEGPPGLREVEILDRARQRWKFKEVLKTNLNILRKDAKENAIKSQYKPLLEAFEWEQWIQREEYIQECQMMRLEIVIKMFDKREKQMHSASKSRIEKACEEIEKRRQAALQKNEIQYNRGMRRLEMTLSKIPRKWEKQSPLESLGSMCSEFYAPLLRHGVDPARRSFVSKTKRKAFDRRIDELDAQVKMSNLICPFRKLKDWSKPKEPIREYEQNFCNEENLQNLFEDLRTLRTQTNENKEEPKCLIKRRKPFVRQDGSVFDFSYFGGLYDKPGPGMESVRSDRNRKTVFEWSSKGYTVMPEGKVESMKRDRYKNDLEDILNSFEGTYIGWVMQFLSDEMSRLLEQRKLHFFCMMAQKERWRREAAEGGLRQKENDLRFLYEELFQEINSANNEVATEYIDTILDTDVIYETENQSIISVTHMAKQIDADIERWLESFKLIQNPLTFVPLRMMLKDMVSPDLDAAQRRHESSLIVQHILEDVIFPGVWEELDPFDIGTTLTSDLVDRLIDNDLYLFSSDSEDGIPHKPSWYEARAIIRKLIRQAVPGRRWKEENERFAFTIFDSFLDDLFAEIEYRYENPAPVRPNDITLLREAQSHNKIEYGDDIRKKDAIDLSEFINMPSLSDTELKKAQLLTLIKKMKLDKITMALGNLDAYEESDPDLEVDIFIKSEKISPIRNLQPCLSEVCSITSTMDLPDEEHLETFKGHSRRNTREIDVDSTVFEVEGIIEDFAVDDVVEEKKIDVSEPLPEPTEESSVYLSNTFVQNFIDHDARETIEKRQIKNRKKKPTTNQIQPTRSVIKLPETGTESVEVEIKTGTENVDVEIKTGTENVDVEIKTATESVDVEIKTGTETRGPSTKWEGPRKTFSVIDPVDADGRHSVVSHVSGERRSRSLSKSMHQMSFIDLDNEEPQSGQTNSIFQSLNAPVTEQISDDELEILQHERKTLIAKSGSNLNSEPKNVSE, from the exons ATGTCAGAAAGAAAACGAACATTGATGAGGGAAAATATAATGAGGTTCCTTTTGGAGGAAAGAGCACTTGCACCTGAAAAACCGCCAACTCCCATTTCTTCCCCAAGAAAAGGGAAGGAGATGCCGAAACAAACCACACCTAGTAGGCATAGGGTAGACTGCAACCTGTCCAAAAAATACGCGAAGCCGACTGCCCAGAGCCTGTCGTCATGTCTGACCACCACTGCGCCCATCATAAGAATGGTCGGGG GGGCCAACAATCCGGCGGAACGAAGTGTCGGAAAACTGGCACAAACCGACAGTCAATGTCAACTAAAAGCACCAGGAATCcgatttttaatgaaaaggAACACTATTTTAACCACGCAGGAGGTGAAGATGGCAGCACCAGTTATAGAAGAAGTAAGGCCAACATCAAAATGCAATACATCAAAAATACTGGACAACCGACCATTCAAGGATCAAAGGACCCAGACACTCTATAG GGAATCCTCGGCACAGACCTTGGCATACCTGCCAGATGTTCTAGACAAGAAGCAAACCTTAGAACTGTTTTCTTTACCTTCAGTGCTCCCTGGGGAGGGGCCCCCGGGTCTAAGGGAGGTCGAGATCCTGGATCGTGCCAGGCAGCGCTGGAAGTTCAAAGAAGTCCTCAAGACCAATTTGAATATCCTTCGGAAAGATGCCAAGGAAAATGCCATTAAGTCCCAGTACAAGCCCCTTCTAGAAGCTTTCGAGTGGGAGCAGTGGATCCAGCGCGAGGAGTACATCCAGGAGTGCCAGATGATGCGCCTGGAGATTGTGATCAAGATGTTCGACAAACGGGAGAAGCAAATGCACTCCGCCTCCAAGTCGCGGATTGAGAAAGCCTGCGAGGAGATCGAGAAGCGCCGCCAGGCCGCCTTACAGAAAAACGAAATCCAGTACAACAGGGGAATGCGCCGCTTGGAGATGACCCTTTCCAAAATCCCCCGAAAGTGGGAGAAGCAATCCCCCTTGGAGTCCCTTGGATCCATGTGCTCTGAGTTCTATGCACCGCTCTTGCGACACGGAGTCGATCCAGCCCGTCGAAGCTTCGTGTCGAAAACTAAACGGAAGGCTTTCGACAGGAGAATCGACGAACTAGATGCCCAGGTCAAAATGAGCAATCTGATATGTCCGTTCAGAAAACTCAAGGACTGGTCCAAGCCAAAGGAACCCATCAGGGAGTACGAGCAAAACTTCTGCAATGAGGAAAATCTGCAGAATCTCTTTGAGGACCTCAGGACACTTAGAACTCaaacaaacgaaaacaaaGAAGAACCAAAGTGCCTCATAAAACGGCGGAAACCATTTGTGCGCCAGGACGGCTCTGTCTTTGACTTCTCCTACTTTGGCGGACTCTACGACAAACCCGGACCCGGAATGGAATCGGTGAGATCGGATAGAAATAGAAAGACCGTATTCGAGTGGAGTTCTAAGGGATACACGGTGATGCCTGAGGGCAAAGTTGAATCAATGAAAAGGGACAGATATAAAAATGATTTGGAGGACATACTGAACTCTTTCGAAGGCACCTACATAGGCTGGGTGATGCAGTTCCTGTCGGACGAAATGTCCCGCCTCCTAGAACAGAGGAAGCTCCACTTTTTCTGTATGATGGCTCAGAAGGAGCGCTGGCGGCGTGAGGCAGCGGAAGGCGGACTGAGGCAGAAGGAGAACGACCTTAGGTTCCTGTACGAAGAACTGTTCCAAGAGATCAACTCGGCCAATAACGAAGTCGCTACAGAGTACATCGATACTATTCTGGACACAGATGTCATTTACGAGACCGAAAACCAGTCTATCATTTCGGTGACTCATATGGCGAAACAAATCGACGCCGACATCGAGCGATGGCTCGAGAGCTTCAAGTTAATCCAGAATCCGCTCACCTTCGTTCCTCTGCGAATGATGCTCAAGGACATGGTAAGTCCCGATTTGGATGCAGCGCAACGCCGCCACGAAAGCTCCCTGATCGTCCAGCACATTTTGGAGGATGTGATCTTTCCGGGTGTTTGGGAGGAACTAGATCCCTTCGATATTGGCACAACGCTGACGAGCGACTTGGTTGACCGCCTGATCGACAACGATCTGTACCTCTTCTCCTCGGACAGCGAGGACGGTATTCCCCATAAGCCATCCTGGTACGAGGCCAGGGCCATCATCAGGAAGCTCATACGACAGGCCGTTCCGGGACGCCGTTGGAAGGAGGAAAATGAACGATTTGCCTTCACCATCTTCGACAGTTTCCTCGATGACTTGTTCGCCGAAATAGAATACCGCTATGAGAACCCCGCACCTGTGAGACCAAATGACATAACCCTACTGCGCGAAGCTCAATCTCATAACAAAATTGAATATGGTGATGATATTCGAAAGAAGGATGCCATTGATCTATCTGAATTTATAAATATGCCCTCCTTATCGGATACAGAATTGAAGAAAGCACAGCTCTTAACACTGatcaagaaaatgaaattggATAAAATTACCATGGCTTTAGGCAACTTGGACGCTTACGAGGAATCGGACCCCGACTTGGAAGTggacatttttataaaatcagAAAAGATCAGCCCCATTAGGAATTTACAACCATGTTTGAGCGAGGTTTGCAGCATAACAAGCACTATGGATCTCCCCGACGAAGAACACTTGGAAACTTTTAAGGGCCATAGTAGAAGGAATACCAGGGAAATCGATGTAGATTCTACTGTGTTTGAAGTTGAAGGAATCATTGAAGATTTCGCTGTCGACGACGTTGTAGAGGAGAAAAAAATCGATGTGTCCGAGCCGCTGCCTGAACCTACGGAGGAGTCGTCGGTATATCTTAGTAACACGTTTGTTCAAAATTTCATTGATCACGACGCTCGGGAAACGATTGAGAAGCGTCAAATCAAGAATcggaaaaaaaaacctacaaCCAACCAGATCCAGCCAACCCGATCGGTCATAAAGTTACCTGAAACTGGCACTGAAAGCGTGGAAGTGGAAATAAAAACAGGAACTGAAAATGTTGATGTGGAAATAAAAACAGGAACCGAAAATGTAGATGTGGAAATAAAAACAGCAACTGAAAGTGTGGATGTGGAAATAAAAACGGGCACTGAAACAAGGGGGCCCTCGACTAAGTGGGAAGGACCTAGGAAGACATTCTCGGTGATAGATCCTGTAGACGCCGACGGCCGCCATTCGGTAGTCTCGCATGTATCTGGGGAAAGGCGCAGTCGCAGTCTGAGCAAGAGCATGCACCAAATGTCTTTCATAGATCTGGACAACGAAGAGCCTCAGTCTGGTCAAACGAATTCCATATTCCAAAGCCTGAATGCCCCGGTGACCGAGCAGATCAGTGACGACGAGTTGGAGATTCTACAACACGAAAGAAAGACACTGATCGCAAAAAGTGGCTCAAATCTGAACTCGGAACCAAAAAATGTAAGCGAATAG
- the LOC138925778 gene encoding cilia- and flagella-associated protein 91-like isoform X1, translating to MQRPKNNLVKGKVLRFNAKERNPQRKTLKKISSNCPQNNVLTEQGQGLTSCLITTCPNLRIEGGANDPAKRSVGNLPRTDSECQFKAPGILFMAKKNTTMSTHEVKMETLEIEPKAKPIRSSNQQTQTLYRESSAQTLPYLPEVLDKLDVQELELFSLPTVLPGDTPPGLFEVEVLERSKKRWAFKNSLNQNIKTFFRDVRKKTIELQYQPILEALEWEQWIQREEYIQECQMMRLEIVIKMFNKREKKMHSASMSRIEKACEEIERRRQASLGKNERQFNRELRKLNAKKTKWRKESPLQALGSPCSEFYAPLLRHGVDPARRSYLPKTKRKAFDMRIDELEKKVNLKNVKCPFATLSKWSKPKEPLQEYEQNFCNDKNLQNLYESLKKLRTAEPQQKAEPRCLVKRPKADPKVRTVGSIFNLTRFTGLYEDDDSFPIHRKTKVPLNPRSQGFHSQSKQEMEKLRKETVRHQFEDILNSFEGTYIGYIMQFLSDELSRLKEQQKLHFYCMMAQKERWRREAMESGLRQKENHMRLVYEELFQHCTWAQGNVSDNYVEHLLKTDVDHCAQQEATEVIIDVAKQIDADIEKWLESFKEIQNPLTYGPLRKNCMDMILPDPEALLREKEITQIVEFVVEDVLFPRIWEELGPFDIGTTLTSDLIDRLIDNDLYLFSTDSEDDIPQQESWCESRAIIRKLIRSAVPEQHWKGEVERIVFENCRDLFDDVIDKIISNMENPGPPTLVDLHVTKSQSFITPADDIRLKEGIFAQTLDTAVSLPDTDFIRMHILNLIQKIKWDTVTRKLENQDNYAGDELSFIFDTYLKSQVINPVEARQSENVLNDIFSVLSSMDIPDEISLNLLKGSKIKVEKENYKEAYEESEYLSSGTIESGTDFSARQSDEDSLTGETKHSQGTQSLKHSKSTRSFIRTPYSDDLQKVHVSLDSNSKSYYEEWRGSDSDPTSKTAGVSTSASEIQIPNTTSTRTRRDDQI from the exons ATGCAGAGACCAAAAAATAATCTTGTTAAGGGAAAGGTTCTTAGGTTTAATGCGAAAGAACGGAATCCACAAAGGAAAACACTAAAGAAAATATCGTCCAACTGCCCGCAGAATAACGTCCTGACAGAACAGGGCCAGGGCCTCACCTCATGTTTGATAACTACATGCCCAAATTTAAGAATCGAAGGAG GAGCCAACGATCCAGCCAAACGCAGTGTCGGAAATCTACCTCGAACTGACAGCGAATGCCAATTTAAAGCTCCAGGAATCCTCTTCATGGCAAAGAAAAATACCACAATGTCTACCCACGAAGTAAAGATGGAAACCTTGGAAATAGAACCGAAGGCCAAGCCTATTCGCTCTTCAAaccaacaaacacaaacacttTATAG GGAGTCCTCGGCACAAACCCTGCCATACCTGCCAGAAGTTCTTGATAAGTTGGATGTACAAGAATTGGAACTGTTCTCCTTGCCAACTGTGCTTCCCGGAGACACGCCTCCGGGGCTCTTCGAAGTCGAGGTCCTGGAACGTTCGAAAAAGCGATGGGCCTTCAAAAATTCCCTCaaccaaaatattaaaacatttttcagaGATGTGAGGAAAAAAACCATAGAGCTACAATACCAGCCCATTCTGGAGGCATTGGAGTGGGAGCAATGGATCCAGCGAGAAGAGTACATCCAGGAGTGCCAAATGATGCGCCTGGAGATTGTGATCAAGATGTTCAACAAGCGGGAGAAGAAAATGCACTCCGCCTCCATGTCGCGGATTGAGAAAGCCTGCGAGGAAATCGAGAGGCGTCGCCAAGCCAGTTTGGGCAAGAATGAACGTCAATTCAATAGGGAGCTGCGCAAATTAAACGCCAAGAAGACCAAGTGGCGGAAGGAGAGCCCCCTGCAGGCACTGGGTAGCCCGTGCTCCGAGTTCTACGCGCCACTTTTGAGACACGGCGTCGATCCAGCCCGTCGAAGCTACTTGCCGAAAACCAAACGCAAGGCTTTCGACATGAGAATCGACGAACTGGAAAAGAAGGTCAACTTGAAGAATGTGAAATGTCCCTTCGCGACCCTGTCGAAGTGGTCCAAACCCAAGGAACCCCTTCAGGAGTACGAGCAAAACTTCTGCAATGACAAGAATCTGCAGAACCTATACGAGAGCCTAAAAAAGCTAAGAACCGCAGAACCTCAGCAAAAAGCGGAACCAAGATGTCTGGTAAAGCGTCCAAAAGCTGATCCAAAAGTCAGGACCGTAGGCTCCATTTTTAACCTAACCCGTTTTACGGGCCTGTACGAAGACGATGATAGTTTTCCAATCCACAGAAAGACCAAAGTGCCCCTAAATCCCCGCAGTCAAGGATTCCATTCTCAGTCCAAGCAGGAAATGGAAAAGTTAAGGAAAGAAACTGTGCGTCACCAATTTGAGGACATACTGAACTCTTTCGAAGGCACCTACATTGGCTATATAATGCAGTTTTTGTCGGACGAACTATCCCGCCTCAAGGAGCAGCAAAAGCTCCACTTTTATTGCATGATGGCCCAAAAGGAGCGCTGGCGACGCGAGGCCATGGAGAGCGGCTTACGCCAAAAGGAAAACCACATGCGACTCGTCTACGAGGAACTGTTCCAGCACTGCACATGGGCCCAAGGCAACGTTTCTGACAACTACGTAGAACACCTTCTTAAAACAGATGTCGACCATTGTGCTCAACAAGAAGCCACCGAGGTAATAATTGATGTGGCGAAACAAATCGACGCGGACATAGAAAAGTGGCTGGAAAGCTTCAAGGAGATCCAGAATCCCCTCACTTACGGTCCTTTGAGGAAGAATTGCATGGACATGATTCTACCCGACCCGGAAGCTCTACTAAGAGAAAAAGAAATCACCCAGATCGTAGAGTTCGTAGTGGAGGATGTGCTCTTTCCGAGAATTTGGGAGGAACTAGGTCCTTTCGATATTGGAACCACGTTGACGAGCGATCTGATTGACCGCCTGATCGACAACGATTTGTACCTCTTCTCCACCGACAGTGAAGATGACATTCCTCAACAGGAATCCTGGTGTGAGTCCAGGGCCATAATTAGGAAACTTATCCGAAGCGCAGTTCCGGAGCAGCACTGGAAAGGAGAAGTCGAACGGATTGTGTTTGAAAACTGCAGAGATCTTTTCGATGATGTTATTGACAAAATCATATCAAACATGGAGAATCCTGGGCCCCCCACCTTGGTAGATCTGCATGTCACCAAGTCTCAAAGCTTCATTACTCCAGCGGACGACATTAGACTGAAGGAAGGTATCTTCGCCCAGACCTTAGACACTGCAGTCTCCCTGCCGGATACAGATTTTATACGAATGCACATTTTGAATTTGATACAGAAAATTAAATGGGACACAGTCACGAGAAAACTGGAGAATCAGGACAATTATGCTGGAGACGAATTGTCCTTCATCTTTGACACATATCTTAAGTCCCAGGTAATAAATCCCGTCGAGGCGAGACAATCGGAAAATGTTCTCAATGACATATTCAGCGTATTAAGTTCCATGGACATTCCTGACGAAATCAGCTTAAATTTACTTAAAGGTAGTAAAATAAAAgtagaaaaagaaaattataaagagGCATACGAGGAGTCCGAGTACCTGTCATCAGGGACGATTGAATCAGGAACGGACTTTTCGGCACGGCAATCCGACGAGGATAGCCTTACCGGCGAAACTAAACATTCACAGGGTACACAAAGTTTAAAGCACTCCAAAAGTACAAGGTCGTTCATAAGGACCCCCTATTCGGACGACCTACAAAAGGTCCATGTATCATTGGATTCAAATAGCAAGTCATATTATGAAGAATGGAGAGGATCTGATTCAGATCCCACTAGCAAAACGGCAGGAGTGTCAACGAGCGCAAGTGAAATACAAATTCCAAATACCACATCTACTCGAACGCGTCGTGACGACCAAATATAA
- the LOC138925778 gene encoding cilia- and flagella-associated protein 91-like isoform X2 produces the protein MAKKNTTMSTHEVKMETLEIEPKAKPIRSSNQQTQTLYRESSAQTLPYLPEVLDKLDVQELELFSLPTVLPGDTPPGLFEVEVLERSKKRWAFKNSLNQNIKTFFRDVRKKTIELQYQPILEALEWEQWIQREEYIQECQMMRLEIVIKMFNKREKKMHSASMSRIEKACEEIERRRQASLGKNERQFNRELRKLNAKKTKWRKESPLQALGSPCSEFYAPLLRHGVDPARRSYLPKTKRKAFDMRIDELEKKVNLKNVKCPFATLSKWSKPKEPLQEYEQNFCNDKNLQNLYESLKKLRTAEPQQKAEPRCLVKRPKADPKVRTVGSIFNLTRFTGLYEDDDSFPIHRKTKVPLNPRSQGFHSQSKQEMEKLRKETVRHQFEDILNSFEGTYIGYIMQFLSDELSRLKEQQKLHFYCMMAQKERWRREAMESGLRQKENHMRLVYEELFQHCTWAQGNVSDNYVEHLLKTDVDHCAQQEATEVIIDVAKQIDADIEKWLESFKEIQNPLTYGPLRKNCMDMILPDPEALLREKEITQIVEFVVEDVLFPRIWEELGPFDIGTTLTSDLIDRLIDNDLYLFSTDSEDDIPQQESWCESRAIIRKLIRSAVPEQHWKGEVERIVFENCRDLFDDVIDKIISNMENPGPPTLVDLHVTKSQSFITPADDIRLKEGIFAQTLDTAVSLPDTDFIRMHILNLIQKIKWDTVTRKLENQDNYAGDELSFIFDTYLKSQVINPVEARQSENVLNDIFSVLSSMDIPDEISLNLLKGSKIKVEKENYKEAYEESEYLSSGTIESGTDFSARQSDEDSLTGETKHSQGTQSLKHSKSTRSFIRTPYSDDLQKVHVSLDSNSKSYYEEWRGSDSDPTSKTAGVSTSASEIQIPNTTSTRTRRDDQI, from the exons ATGGCAAAGAAAAATACCACAATGTCTACCCACGAAGTAAAGATGGAAACCTTGGAAATAGAACCGAAGGCCAAGCCTATTCGCTCTTCAAaccaacaaacacaaacacttTATAG GGAGTCCTCGGCACAAACCCTGCCATACCTGCCAGAAGTTCTTGATAAGTTGGATGTACAAGAATTGGAACTGTTCTCCTTGCCAACTGTGCTTCCCGGAGACACGCCTCCGGGGCTCTTCGAAGTCGAGGTCCTGGAACGTTCGAAAAAGCGATGGGCCTTCAAAAATTCCCTCaaccaaaatattaaaacatttttcagaGATGTGAGGAAAAAAACCATAGAGCTACAATACCAGCCCATTCTGGAGGCATTGGAGTGGGAGCAATGGATCCAGCGAGAAGAGTACATCCAGGAGTGCCAAATGATGCGCCTGGAGATTGTGATCAAGATGTTCAACAAGCGGGAGAAGAAAATGCACTCCGCCTCCATGTCGCGGATTGAGAAAGCCTGCGAGGAAATCGAGAGGCGTCGCCAAGCCAGTTTGGGCAAGAATGAACGTCAATTCAATAGGGAGCTGCGCAAATTAAACGCCAAGAAGACCAAGTGGCGGAAGGAGAGCCCCCTGCAGGCACTGGGTAGCCCGTGCTCCGAGTTCTACGCGCCACTTTTGAGACACGGCGTCGATCCAGCCCGTCGAAGCTACTTGCCGAAAACCAAACGCAAGGCTTTCGACATGAGAATCGACGAACTGGAAAAGAAGGTCAACTTGAAGAATGTGAAATGTCCCTTCGCGACCCTGTCGAAGTGGTCCAAACCCAAGGAACCCCTTCAGGAGTACGAGCAAAACTTCTGCAATGACAAGAATCTGCAGAACCTATACGAGAGCCTAAAAAAGCTAAGAACCGCAGAACCTCAGCAAAAAGCGGAACCAAGATGTCTGGTAAAGCGTCCAAAAGCTGATCCAAAAGTCAGGACCGTAGGCTCCATTTTTAACCTAACCCGTTTTACGGGCCTGTACGAAGACGATGATAGTTTTCCAATCCACAGAAAGACCAAAGTGCCCCTAAATCCCCGCAGTCAAGGATTCCATTCTCAGTCCAAGCAGGAAATGGAAAAGTTAAGGAAAGAAACTGTGCGTCACCAATTTGAGGACATACTGAACTCTTTCGAAGGCACCTACATTGGCTATATAATGCAGTTTTTGTCGGACGAACTATCCCGCCTCAAGGAGCAGCAAAAGCTCCACTTTTATTGCATGATGGCCCAAAAGGAGCGCTGGCGACGCGAGGCCATGGAGAGCGGCTTACGCCAAAAGGAAAACCACATGCGACTCGTCTACGAGGAACTGTTCCAGCACTGCACATGGGCCCAAGGCAACGTTTCTGACAACTACGTAGAACACCTTCTTAAAACAGATGTCGACCATTGTGCTCAACAAGAAGCCACCGAGGTAATAATTGATGTGGCGAAACAAATCGACGCGGACATAGAAAAGTGGCTGGAAAGCTTCAAGGAGATCCAGAATCCCCTCACTTACGGTCCTTTGAGGAAGAATTGCATGGACATGATTCTACCCGACCCGGAAGCTCTACTAAGAGAAAAAGAAATCACCCAGATCGTAGAGTTCGTAGTGGAGGATGTGCTCTTTCCGAGAATTTGGGAGGAACTAGGTCCTTTCGATATTGGAACCACGTTGACGAGCGATCTGATTGACCGCCTGATCGACAACGATTTGTACCTCTTCTCCACCGACAGTGAAGATGACATTCCTCAACAGGAATCCTGGTGTGAGTCCAGGGCCATAATTAGGAAACTTATCCGAAGCGCAGTTCCGGAGCAGCACTGGAAAGGAGAAGTCGAACGGATTGTGTTTGAAAACTGCAGAGATCTTTTCGATGATGTTATTGACAAAATCATATCAAACATGGAGAATCCTGGGCCCCCCACCTTGGTAGATCTGCATGTCACCAAGTCTCAAAGCTTCATTACTCCAGCGGACGACATTAGACTGAAGGAAGGTATCTTCGCCCAGACCTTAGACACTGCAGTCTCCCTGCCGGATACAGATTTTATACGAATGCACATTTTGAATTTGATACAGAAAATTAAATGGGACACAGTCACGAGAAAACTGGAGAATCAGGACAATTATGCTGGAGACGAATTGTCCTTCATCTTTGACACATATCTTAAGTCCCAGGTAATAAATCCCGTCGAGGCGAGACAATCGGAAAATGTTCTCAATGACATATTCAGCGTATTAAGTTCCATGGACATTCCTGACGAAATCAGCTTAAATTTACTTAAAGGTAGTAAAATAAAAgtagaaaaagaaaattataaagagGCATACGAGGAGTCCGAGTACCTGTCATCAGGGACGATTGAATCAGGAACGGACTTTTCGGCACGGCAATCCGACGAGGATAGCCTTACCGGCGAAACTAAACATTCACAGGGTACACAAAGTTTAAAGCACTCCAAAAGTACAAGGTCGTTCATAAGGACCCCCTATTCGGACGACCTACAAAAGGTCCATGTATCATTGGATTCAAATAGCAAGTCATATTATGAAGAATGGAGAGGATCTGATTCAGATCCCACTAGCAAAACGGCAGGAGTGTCAACGAGCGCAAGTGAAATACAAATTCCAAATACCACATCTACTCGAACGCGTCGTGACGACCAAATATAA